The genome window GACCGCGAATGGCAACAATCGGAAAGCCATAGAGAAAAAGGCCGCGTAACAGCGACCTTTCACCGGACCGGAATCGGGGCGCGTCGCAGGATCGGCGCGCCCCGATCATTTTCGGGCTAGGCCGGATCCCATCGATGGGTTCTCAGCGCCGCAATGGCGTGGTCGAGAATGCGGTCCAAACGCTCCCGAGTGCGCGCATCCCTGTCCAGTGCGATCATCTGCGGCGCCCGATAGGCAACCGTCATATCCTGCAGCATGCGCGCCGCTTCAACCGCATGTGTTCGCGTCAGGCCCTCGGCCGCCAGAAAGCGGGCAACCAGTCTTTCAAACTGCCGGTGGAGTCTCTCGACATGCCCCTGAACGGCGGCCCGATGACGGTCCGCCAGCGCGAGATAGGTCCGGAACAGGGCCGGATCGGCATCGAAGCGCGCGCATTTCAACCGATGCTGGGTCACCACATAGTCCCGAAGCGCCTGTTCAGGATCGGCGACAGTATCCACAACGGCATCGAGTTCGACCTCGATCTCCCGGAACCATCGCGCCACGAGGCTACGGATCATGTCTTCCTTGTTGCGGAAGAAACGGTAGGCATTGGCGGGGGACATGCCGCATTCATCGGCGACATCCTGAACGGTCAGGGTTGCCTTGCCCGTCCGCCGCAGGATCTGTTCGGCGGCGGAAAGGATGCGGTCTTTCTGCGCATCGACGTCGATTCTAGGGCGCGGCATCGGAGTTCAGATCCAGCGCCTGACCCGCTCGCGATAGGCCTGGTACTCTGAGCCAAACTGCTCTGCCGTGC of Alphaproteobacteria bacterium contains these proteins:
- a CDS encoding TetR/AcrR family transcriptional regulator translates to MPRPRIDVDAQKDRILSAAEQILRRTGKATLTVQDVADECGMSPANAYRFFRNKEDMIRSLVARWFREIEVELDAVVDTVADPEQALRDYVVTQHRLKCARFDADPALFRTYLALADRHRAAVQGHVERLHRQFERLVARFLAAEGLTRTHAVEAARMLQDMTVAYRAPQMIALDRDARTRERLDRILDHAIAALRTHRWDPA